The nucleotide window TTGAAGACTTTCACCAGGGCAAAGTACATGTGGAGGGCTTCTAACCCCATCCACGTGAAGGACGCCAAGACAAAGAAGTGCTGGATGGCTGCCACTCCCACACAGAGACCTCTGCTATCAAACGAGGCCAGCCAGGAGTTCACCAGGAAGACCAGGTTCAGGCCCAGCAGAGCTACGCACAGGTTGATCAGGATCTTGGATGGGTAATCCTGACGCAGTTTCCTACGGCAGCAGATTGGGATTAGAGATCAGGTTTTTCAGAACACAACGTTTTTTGCCAGACTGGTCTGATCAGGACTGGACGGGTCAGTCCATGTGGAGGAGTCACTCACTCAAAGGCCAAGTAGGTCAGCAGGGTCACACCCAGGAAGACGGAGGACAGGCCACAGCCTACAAATGAGAGGATGACCAGGATCTGCTCATCTAACTCACTGATCGGAGCCTTGGATACATCCTGTGAGAAAGACATGAATGTGTATGGAGCAGTATGTACTGTACGCATGGTGGTTCAGTGAAGACTCTCCAGGAAATCACTCTTTGTGAGGCCcggtgtgtgtgctcatggtgGGCAGTAGGGGGATGTGGGAGATGAACATGTGCGAGAGGAGGCCGAGTGCCAGTGGAGCTCACCAGCAACACTCCAAAGTGGGTGAGATGGTTACATTGACAGGTGGTCTGGAAGTCATCGGTGTTCCACATCACACACCCCTGGCTCTCCCAGCCTCCACCACCTATGTAAACACCACACCAGAGGTTAGCAAGCATCGCCAACATGCGTATGCAAAGTGTATGGCACGGTATGTATTTTCCAGACAGTCATAAATCCAAATATGGTTCTGTGGGTAAATATTAGTTCTAAAAAGGAACAATCAATAGAGAACATATACCACTCTTGCTGACGTCCCAGTAGACACACATCCGCTGGTCTTGAGCCTGTTACAGAAGTGGAGAAGGTGATGGGGTTCCTCATTCCTCACAGAAACATATGCACAATCTTGATGGCTTTTTTATTATGTGGAAGTTCATAAAAacatgtaattgtgtgtgtgagtttatgtgtgtgtgagactgatcATTACAACAAGCAGTTATGATAACTAAAATTGTTCTGATGTCCCTAGTTTTGATACTGACTCACATACCTGTACCCTGTTAAGATGACGAAGAGTGATGATGATAGGTTGGTGAAGGTTACTGACATTAATGTTGGTGACACTGGCTGACACCACATATGTGTTTAGTGTCATATTATCATGAGGATTCTGCCAATGAAAAAAATCTAAATTTTTATTCAAATAAACTAAATGGGACTTTTCACTGTataactcattcacaaagacaTTCAAAACACTACTaattgaaaactgtgagaaCAAATTCCACACCTTGAATAGGCCACCAGAGTCAAAGAACTGAAACTGGATGCGGGGCCTGACGGTGTTGTTCTGAGGGAAGAAGTTTTCCAGGACAGAGGGCAAGGAGATGGACGCCACGGCCCCTGTGAAAGGCTTCTCCACAAACGTCTCATTCACAAAAATCTACAACAGACAAGAGAGGCCAATCATCATCTGTGCAAACTTCCTGATGCAGATAACCACAAAGGTGGCTTGTTTAGAAACATTTGAAAGGATATAGTATATTTATTTGTCCACTGAACTAACAGTCCATTTTCATGGGATGTTCCGACCCAAACATTAATAGTGCATAGCCAGGATGGTTTGTAGGTATGACAACTGTTTGAAGTTTATCCGTCCCTTACAGTACATTAACATGTCCTATCGAAATGAATTTGAATATGATAGCAAAAGTACAGTAGTTGCTTATAAAGGCATACAAAAAGTGTCATAGTGTCGTGGTGAGTGGTGAGTTCTAAAAGTGTAGCTGAAGTTCAAAATGTTCCTAGTAGCTTGTAATCCTGTAACTAGTGTATGAACATCTATGGGCAGTTATAAGTTCATGCACCTTCAGAGTTCACACTGAGGTCAAACTGAATAGCCATATAGAGTCAGTGGGCTAGTGTACTGTGGGTTAGCTTTATTGATGTGCCCCCAGCAGGTTAACTCTTTATGAAGGCAAGGGTCATTCAGAGGGATGTTTACACAGCACCACACTGCCTTTGAGGATGCCCTCCAAATTCAAGCTGTAGCTCATTAATCTGGAGGTGAATCATGTGGCTTTGTGGTCATTCTGCAGGTGTGAAATATACCACACCTTCAGCCAACACTACGGATTGATTCCTCTCACCTGTGGGGAATTGTCACTCGTGAACGAAGATACGCCAAATGTCAGGCCCCGGAACTGGCTAGAGTTAACGTTGACAAGCTGCAAGGCCATCGATGGGACGGTCATGTTGTGAGTCTCCCCGTTAAAGTCCATCTGATCTCCAACACTTTCTATGACTCCAAGGATTCTGCCAGAAGCCAACAGAGATTTCCAGTTGAGGTAAGGAACAGAATATAGACAGCAATGGCAGAACAATATGCAGAAACCTATATTGAAAGCAGAACTAGCTTTCACTGAACTTTTACTGAATTCTCAATTTGACATTTAATCATCTGGATCAATAACTGTGGGTTAGTACAGTCACACAGTCATGCAGCCTCACTTGTTGGTAAAAGAAACCAGATCGGCTTTGCAATGAAGTATGTCTGAGAGGATTTCCATGATATTCTCTCCCATATTTGGTGAGATTGGGCTGATGGCTACCACATCCTCCAGTTTGTTCAGCACAGTGTCCAGCTCAGAATGACTGAGGTTTGTTTGGTTACTGACCAGACTACCGATCAAGTCCACTACCTCACCGGAATTATCTAAGGAAAACAGGACCAAACGATTATGAAAATTAATACACATAAAAGCCTGATGATGATATGCTTTTTGGTGCACTGAAAAAAATTTAGTAAAATTTTTAGTAATGCTTCTAGCCCTATAACTGAATAATATGTAGTGTTCATAATATTACTGTGCACTTTTTAGCgatttgtttacatgtttagaCCTTCTAAATTGGTAATAACTGCATAGATCCACTACAAAGTATCAAAATACACAGAAGACACAGGAGCAATTCCCATTATCCCTCTGGCATCTGCAGTATTGGTcttaaaacatttaacattttacAATGAAAAACACTGATTGAATCTGAACTTTTTTTCAAATCCAAGAACTTGTATTAGCCAGAGGCAAGTATGAACACATGCCCTATTCTTACTTGCTGTGACATTGACCTTATCCAAGTCAGCGATGCCGTCCACAATCCTTTCGCATGAGCTCAGATCTGGAGGTTCCCACATGGCTATATCAGTCATGCCATCCAGTTTACTGAGGGAATATCAAGTATTGAATTCTTAGTATTTACTCATTGTTTTATCTCAGACCAAATATTTATTCAGACTCATAAAGGATACAATTCCATAAGGTTTGGttttaagatatttttttaGCTTACATCATGCTTTTGAGTTGAACTAGACAAGACATGGACTGTGAATGATGTGCACCTTTGTCTGTGGATCATCATTCGAGGGAACAAGCTGTTCTGCAGGTAAATGCCGTGTGTTACCCAAGTACACTCACATTTGCCCGGCTGCATTTACAGCCTCTGGGCACAATGTTCCAGAGCTGAGTTTGAACAATGCCATTATTACTTGGGCAGTTATTGTCAGCACACAGACCAATAAACTATGTGGCCCCACTCATTTAATTAGAACATTATTGCATGGTTatcattaaaggtgcagtcagcgattgtaAGCGATTTTTAAGCCcctaatattttttttacattcagcaaacatctcctcaccaCCCGCTAGCTGCTCATCTCATgggtacactgtaaaaaaatggtctctgtagacagcccggaaactggaaacaaagtgggggcagcctgtcccccaaactaaactaaaaccctctgtggagtttctctggggaAACTCCACTGGCACGGAAGGGAAGGGGTGAgatacctctctggtgtgttttgtttggtctaatgatttaaataaaaaatattttttttatagagGGTAGCAGTACATTTTTCCATATAGTAACAATGTTTAATTGTGGAGAGTGCTGTAAAATCCATATTTTCTtcttatttatttcattatgAATCTTTTTGAAACAAACTAAATGAAGCCTATCTTAGTTATGCTCTGATACATCTAGATACAGTCCTAATGCTATAAAGTGATACAATATCTTATTTGGGTGGTGGTAGggtagtggttaaggaactgggctagcatgtagtagccagaaaagttgtgggttcaattcctggcttccaccattgtacccttgagcaaggcacttcacCCTGAGTTGCTATATAATACATATGTACTGTAAGTCCCTGTGGATAAAAACGTCTGCTGAATAGATGTTGTGTATAGTCTTAATTCAGTCCCTCTTTGCTGAAGTGATGACTCACACTCAAAGAACCCTAAAGTGTGCAAATCCattccgcacacacacacgagacagaTATGCTTCACACATCTGCCATACCATACCATCCTGCCTCATCCATATCTAGGGTCCCACACACAGGGTCAACATGATCTAGGGGTCCCTTGTAGGTTTCATACTGTAGGCACACACTGGGCATGACTTGGATGCCCCATCCCACTTTTTACACTATTTACAGTGACAGGAGAGAACGGTCACCCCATTTACCCTTGAACTTTGGCCTCTAATGTAATAAACCTAAACCTTTATTTTTCACAAATTAATAGTACAGGTTATAAGTTATAGGTTTTGTGTTAAATTAGAAAcaaataaaattaattaattgttACCATATGGCAACACCATGCAACAGATGATTAATATGTTCCATGAATGTTTTCCATTCAGCTAAACTAGTGTAAATTCATAAAGCTATAGGTTGGTATATTAACAGAGAGATACTGAGTGCCGTGTCCTGTAATAAAAGGTGTGCACAGTGACTCAGAAGAGGCTTGCTTACGAAGGAGAATGTTGATACAGCACTCACAGTGGAAACAGGTGTCATGGTAATTCTTTGTAAATAGAACACTTCATATATGCCATGAGCACACAGGTTTCATCCGGAGAACCTTGTATATATGGAAATAAAATGTAAACTTTGTGGATAAGGTTAATGATGCATAGTGCATTGTTTAACTCAAACAGTTTTCAACACTTAATTAGATCATACTGTATCTTCTCAACAGTATAGAGTGAAGTGGATTATAGCAGAATTATAGAAGAACTTCTGCTATCACCCTTATATtactatgtttacatttttctcttatattgtccatatttaatgctggtctctagactttaacCCTGCAcggttgcactgttggactcatttgcactaccaccatgacacacacctcatagagcaccttaccactgcatactgaatcacagggtcagtccctgccctgtaaCTGCAAGCGACTCATGTTTATACATCCCTTAGTACATTCatgtggatatttgatttaatGTCTTTATACTGTCCATATGAGTCATGtggatttgttattttatcattctgtgtatgtgtattttgtgtgtgatgtctacttgaatttccccttggggatcaataaagtatctatatctatctatctgtccatctatctgtctgtctgtctatctatctatctatctatctatctatctatctatctatctatctatcaggaGGGACTATTCTTGATAGCTACTGAAATGCACAGGCTCAGTGAAGATACACACAGTATATATTatcattaaagctgcagttggcaagatttttttgatcatattcactgaaaccgacactccgacagaacaacataaatcagccagttttagaaaaaaaaacccttctacctccacctagagcctgttatttgttttgcaaaaatccacagctcccggttcttctggtccaatcagagcagagctgtgtgagatctgactgtcaatcacagtctggtgcagtctggtgcgcgctgacgagcacaaactcgatgagagggtgctcggtggtagtgggggaggggtatTAGAGTTGTAAAccttcaaaattttggctaagtcccctcaatctgtcagactttcCAACTGCAGGCTTTAAAAAGAATGTGTGAAAATATAGCCTTCAAATACAGAGTGATTAGTAATAATGCCATGCAAATGCAGATATctactagcctgggttttcccatgctgccttacgcgcgcaattttattcacgctgctaggcagtcTGGATTCCAttgacttcgttttcacctcaacgaaggagccaatcacagaacggaggggggacagcaagacgatgacgacacaccgaagcggttatgagctacgtacagacacatttgatatacattcgtagcgcccaataaacggctcttgGCATTCATAAACCACGTTTTAAATacaagaaaatgaatgtgtagttcccagaccccatctcaatgagatgaggtttgtcgttagccaggctagataTCTACAGTTTGGTTAGAGATTTCATAATGAATTTACCAATTTCCTGACTGGGAGAAGCCAAACAAGGGCAAGTGAGTCACCAACACTATCTTATCTGTGTGTCATAGGCAGCTATCTGACAACTTCCCTTATGAAGTGAGGGGCAAGGTGCAAATAAACGAATTCATACTAAAACAGACTCCAGTCCAGATGCAAACTATTCCTGCCCTTTCTGAGACCTAGGCCACAATCTGCAATTTGCTCTGCTTTCAAAATAGTTTGCAAGGAGGGAGAATATTTACCCTTTCCACATTCAATCCAGTTCAATTGTCATCATTCTACCTGATTTGATAATATCTATACTATATTATAACTATATTGTAGTCACTGCCTGCTACAAACACTATGGAGATTTCATTCATTTGCACATATCACAAACCCCTTTCCCCACCCCTGTGTGTCCCTTACCAGAACCTGGTAGCTTTTTCTAGTTGGTTCTTCTCACAGAGGACGATGGCCGTGTCCTGAGGTTCCGTCTTGGGCCAGGGAAACAGGCCCTGCAGGGTGTGCTGGTCATGGTCAGGGCAGGAGCCTGGGGCTGCAGGGGCAAGCACAGCAGGAAGGTCACATAATGAGAGCCGTGTCAGGGCCAGGGAAGAGATTGGGCGGAGACAGTATGGTGAAGTGTCTGTTCTGCCTCTGTTTGGCTAGTGCTTGGTCTGTGTTAGTCAATGTTGAGGTGTGTGGATGTGAGGTGTGGAGGGAGCACCAAAGGAGCCACTCCTGAACAGATGAACCATCCAGTAGGTTCTAATTTTGCCCTTGGAGTTTAACTTCAAAGACATTTGTGGTCTTGATATTTGATGCTAAAATTGCTTTTGGGGGTCTTCAGAGATTCCACTACAAATTCCGTACAGAGGTCCAGATGTTCTATCTAGACACATATTCTAGCCTAAATCTGTTTATTCAGCCATCTGGTCCACAACAAATTTGCAGGTTAGCTGGCCAGTGTAACAACTTTGGGCTACATCAGAGCAAACAACTGTGGGAGAGTATGATGCAGTTTTGACTTTCCTTCACATCTCTAACATACCTATGTGTGAGACGTTGATGTGGCCAGGTAGGACTTCAATAAACTCGGATCCAGTGGTGTATGGTTTTGTGAGAAGGCTAACGATGAGCTTCTTAGTCTCTGTCACATTAAGAGATTGTGCCTGCACATGGAATGTGCAGGTGTATCTGTGAAGGATTAAGAATTTCTCCGATCTGTTACAAAAAAATATGGTGATAATAGACATGTCAGCTTTATTCACTGAGGTGTGTAAACTTTGGTCAGTATATGGTAAATGATCACTTACATAGGCAACTCTGGCGTCATCACAAAGTTTAATACCGTCATGTGATTTGGATTCAATGTAACATTTAGCTGAAACCCAAATAACCAATCAGTGAACATGTTTGATCAGTATATTATTACATATTCTATTTATGGTTTGCAGTTGGTTCCCTCACCCAGTTTTGAATGGAGTTCTCTGGGTTGGTGGGTGTGATGTTGATGCTTGCGTTCAATATCACTCTGTAAAATGTGTCCTGGAAAACTTGAGAAATATATTATATCAAATTATTATTCCcattaacttttttttacattttttccatatttcacacttttttcaAATAAATATGATATTCAGTTGATCAGTTGAATATTTCACCCATTATTTTGATGAGGTAGCCTAATTAAAACACCATGTTGCGTGCTGAAGGATCACTTACACCCATCTGTGTAGTCAGGGTTACATAGATCAGGAATTTCCTTTGCAACTGAGGAGGGCACAGAGGTGCATGATGGCAGCTGAACTAGTAAAGAAAAGCCAGAGGCTTTAAGAGCACTCACCACACAACCACATTACATATTCAGAATAGATTGCATCTTAAAAACCTTACATAAATTTTATACATGTAAATATTTACATGTCTGTGGCCTTTATAATATGCAGTTTTTCAACATGATTCAGTTTATTGTTTGTCGATCACAATGACAGAGGTGCCCTCAAGCATCGAAAGCATTTTAAATTCAATGATATCTCCACAATGTTAGGTGGTGGTCATGGTTTCAGAGTGCATTGTGCTAACATTATGTCTCCTGATGGATTTTAAATGTTTGTCCTCATCATTAGCTGATTATCACTCATGGGAGTCTGAAGTTCCATAAGCCTCTCTTGCTATTCCtgactaatttaaaaaaaaaaaaacagtgattaaTTCAGGCCTTTTTTCTTTGATTTACAGGTCTGAACCTTACCCCCCAAACTGACAGTGGAATCTGCCTTTCTTTATGGTGGAAAAGTATATAACATtactttaattaaaaaaaaactgtcaatTAATAATTTTGTTGAACTGATTTATTTCACTGCATTTTCAAGATTATCTTTATTAGGCCGTAAATTAAAAGCTGTTATCAGAAGGTGTGACTTTCCAGTAagtaggctaaataaataaCTTTAGTTTGTACAAGCAAAGCCTTTTTTAAAAGTGAACCAGTGGATTTGTTGAGTGAAATAATCCAGTTGTCTCTTCAGTCAACCCAGCCGCTGGTTAAACATGTAGCCCAACAGGCTGGGTTAAAAATATAAACCAAACACTATCAGAGAATGAtcattatgtaaatgtaattaaacaatgtttcaatttcaacccatATGCTGGGTTAAATAAACAACCCATTATTCTGGGTTGAGATAACCCATTGTTGTGTTGATCCCGTTACTTAGCATAGTGGATAtaaaagatgcaaagaaaaattCCCACCTCGGAACACGGTTACAAAAACTATTGGttacagtctcctaaactgccggcgtcgtgtacacgcaagtttttaaaaaaaaacagcatcgTGTAGACGGCCCCTTAATGTAACATTGAGACATTGTTTTTTTCATGGACCCAGAGCGCCTACTCAACTGAGGTAGGATTTCCATTTGTCATTTCCATGTTCTCTGAATATGTAGCATTTTATTTGAACAGGGCTGGACACTTACCTGTGGTAGAGGCAGTAGACAGAGCTGGGGGACCAGTGGTGTGTAGAGGACTCTCAGTATTATTGGACAATTCCTCTAGATAGACAAGTAAAGAAAACGAACTCTCAGCTATAAAACTACCAGCCAACTATTCAAGGTCTATGGTTACGCTGGAAACTATCATTGAAGGCCAGGGCTAATGTGTGACCACTCCAATCTAAAGGTTGCTTTCAGTCTACATTAGAAACTGATGTCAGCCTTAAATATAAGCTTTAAGCTTACCAACAGAAATAACAGTTAAGGACCCAGGACTGGCCTTCACAACCCCATCGGCATGGTGATATGGAGGTGAGAGACACCTCTGGATCTCCTCTTGGACTGCCCACACATCTTTCTTAGGTGTGACCTCCACATGGACCAAGCAGTCATACCTACACATGAACAAAGCTGGAATATAGCTTCCATAATATATACACCATTTCATCACAACGGTACACATTGGGTTTGTGtttgaaaacatattttttttgtcttttgaaattgaacCTTTGTGCAGTGGTTCCATTGGATGATACTCTGCTTCCCtgcagaaaaaataaataaatacatgtttcaGAGGTAATAATAGTCACAAGTCATTTGCAAAGGCTTTGCTTTCCCATCTAAACAAATGAAAGCAGAACAATTTGCATGCCCCATGTTCTCTGATATTATGATATACATaaagcttttctttttttttcttttttaacagTGTTCACATTTGCTGTTGACTGCTGGTCATCTTTGATCATTTCCCTTATCATGCTGTGTGAGTGACTTAATGCTGTCAAGGTAACATTGTTTTTATTCGTTGTGGAATATGAAATGGAAGCTCAATAATAACCTGCACCTCCAGTTGTTCTCCAAGTTCCAAGTCCAGTTGTTGCCTATTTGAAACACAAATAAGGTCAAAAGATATAACTTGTGATATACAAAAGATATAATTACTGGTTTGGCATTACATGGGATGTGTGTAATAATTATACATGTGTGCCTCTATATTTCATTATAAATTGGTATGAACAGCAATATGACCATGAATGAAAATTGTATGCTTTAAGTACCGTGAAGATGAGATGAATATGCCATGAACTGAGATGTTAGAGTGGAATGTATCCTTAAACTGCATCAAGGAGTCAATACATACACAACCATGAATTAATGACAACTGCAAATAATAATCATGACCGATCAAATATTAGATGATGACTTTGTCATCTCACTTACCCAATTCTGCAAAATGATCTTcagcttttctttttcttgcagCTTTGATTCGATGGAAACAATCATTGCAATCTCATACTTCTGCCATTCTGAGAGTTTTCATATGTTTCATAATATTAGTTCATTCATAACAATATGTTGGTGTGTTTATTGTTCTCAGGTCATGTATCACACTGGAGAATATGATATAAACAAACACTGAAATAATCACTGAGATTCAAGGCATACTGAGGCATATTGTGCAGACAACTGTGAAGTTGTTTTGAAACATTGAACATGCTAAAGTGCAGGGACTAATTTAGTGTCCATGTCATTCTCTCCCTGGATTTTAATGAGGCCAGTCAGTTAACTACAGTTAGATTTGTTTCATTCCTTCTGCATGATTCACCAGACTATTAGTTCTGTACTGGTAGCTCTGTGGtatgtttagtaggctacacatCCATTTTTCTATGGTCTGGAGTAAAATAAATCATATCATATTTAAATGTTATAGGGCTGGTTGACATGGCAACATTTAGTGAAAAAGTTTTTTCTTTACCGCATATGAGGTTGGAGTCCGGCTCAGCCTTGCAGTAGCTGGCAGACTTGCTCCAGTCCCGCTGGCTCCATCTCACCACGTCGCCCTCCACACACCGCAGGGCAGCCAGCTCCGCGCCAGCCAGCACTCGGCTCCACATACGGAAGAGCGTGGCGCTCCCCATCAGCTCCTTCCCTGTCTCGTAGTTCATGACGCCCCCCAGCACGTTGTGCGACACCCCCAGAGTCAGCATGCCGCAGCCAGCCAGTTGAGATCCGTTGATGTGGATTTCTTTCAGGCTGCTGTCATTGAGATACACCTGCAGCTTCTTGGCTGTGGCTGACCAGGTCAGGCAGATGGTGTGCCACTGGTGAAGTGCAAGGTCCTCCACCAGGTCCACCGTGTTCTCCTTTCCAAAGAGCCAGACCTTTAGCTGCTTTCTGCTGCCCGTTAGACCCAGCTCCACACTTAGCTTGCCACGCTGCTTGTAGTCAAATGCAGTCCAGTCGGACGTGCCGAGGTCCCGCTGGAAGGTTATGCAAACGCTCAGTTCCTTGAGTTCGGGCACCACACAACGGTCACTCAGCTGCCAGTAGCACGGCTGTCCCATTAAACTCACCTTCCTCCCCCAGTAACTCAGGTTTGGTGAACCTGACAAAAGAATcaggggcctcattacagaaaaatatcctAACTGTCCTTAACTTAGATTGTTAAACATCCTATCTTCCTATTACTGAAGCAATTCCTAAACTCATGGCTgtgtcctatcttatctcagacCACCTATCTCATCTTAACTTAAGAAATCCTAACTATAACGGtcaatttggattttttttttcaattggcAGTCATCTTGTCATGCCTGTATCTATGCTCAGAATGTATACAAGACTGTATTCTATTATTGGAATTATTTCAAAAGCTTGAAAGTGCAATTACTTCAGGAAAAAAACTAACACACTTTTAATAGACTAATAGAGAAAGGCATAGCAATTATAAATAAAACAGATGTCAAATGCCAGTGTAGACAATAGCCAGATGACAGTATTTTCAGACTTCTTATAAACCTTTCAAGTACCTGAGCACATATGAAGGCTGGTGATCCATAACCAAGTGGTTATGGACATATGAACCCGTATCGAGTCCATCTTCATTCTAGTAAAATAGTAAAACACAAATGGTCTTATGTTTCCATTTCCTGATAATCTGAATCTgaacaacatacagtacacattttgaGAAACTAGTCTAGTCCAGCAAGCATACTcactgaagtttttttttttcttttttgtgtctAAATTAAGAAAAGACTAATCAAAATCATATAAAGTCATCA belongs to Alosa sapidissima isolate fAloSap1 chromosome 20, fAloSap1.pri, whole genome shotgun sequence and includes:
- the adgrg4a gene encoding adhesion G-protein coupled receptor G4 isoform X5 encodes the protein MQMKMDSIRVHMSITTWLWITSLHMCSGSPNLSYWGRKVSLMGQPCYWQLSDRCVVPELKELSVCITFQRDLGTSDWTAFDYKQRGKLSVELGLTGSRKQLKVWLFGKENTVDLVEDLALHQWHTICLTWSATAKKLQVYLNDSSLKEIHINGSQLAGCGMLTLGVSHNVLGGVMNYETGKELMGSATLFRMWSRVLAGAELAALRCVEGDVVRWSQRDWSKSASYCKAEPDSNLICEWQKYEIAMIVSIESKLQEKEKLKIILQNWFKDTFHSNISVHGIFISSSRQQLDLELGEQLEVQGSRVSSNGTTAQRYDCLVHVEVTPKKDVWAVQEEIQRCLSPPYHHADGVVKASPGSLTVISVEELSNNTESPLHTTGPPALSTASTTVQLPSCTSVPSSVAKEIPDLCNPDYTDGFFQDTFYRVILNASINITPTNPENSIQNWLNVTLNPNHMTVLNFVMTPELPISEKFLILHRYTCTFHVQAQSLNVTETKKLIVSLLTKPYTTGSEFIEVLPGHINVSHIAPGSCPDHDQHTLQGLFPWPKTEPQDTAIVLCEKNQLEKATRFCKLDGMTDIAMWEPPDLSSCERIVDGIADLDKVNVTANNSGEVVDLIGSLVSNQTNLSHSELDTVLNKLEDVVAISPISPNMGENIMEILSDILHCKADLVSFTNKILGVIESVGDQMDFNGETHNMTVPSMALQLVNVNSSQFRGLTFGVSSFTSDNSPQIFVNETFVEKPFTGAVASISLPSVLENFFPQNNTVRPRIQFQFFDSGGLFKNPHDNMTLNTYVVSASVTNINVSNLHQPIIITLRHLNRVQAQDQRMCVYWDVSKSGGGGWESQGCVMWNTDDFQTTCQCNHLTHFGVLLDVSKAPISELDEQILVILSFVGCGLSSVFLGVTLLTYLAFEKLRQDYPSKILINLCVALLGLNLVFLVNSWLASFDSRGLCVGVAAIQHFFVLASFTWMGLEALHMYFALVKVFNVYVPSYILKLCAFGWDKDIYGSEWDEDSQNPLQDTSPFCWVQNDNAFYVSVMGFIILVLLCNMSVFGVVLIQIRRMQANKISSSSTSGLAHDLRVVASLTFLLGLTWILPFFSWGMAAIVFTYLFAILNTLQGFFIFIFHCLMKENVQKQWRIHLCCGPLRPEDYSDWSRSVTGEGRGRQVRCPSVKSEDTSSMRKISDTSISSVNQIIA
- the adgrg4a gene encoding adhesion G-protein coupled receptor G4 isoform X1, which produces MQMKMDSIRVHMSITTWLWITSLHMCSGSPNLSYWGRKVSLMGQPCYWQLSDRCVVPELKELSVCITFQRDLGTSDWTAFDYKQRGKLSVELGLTGSRKQLKVWLFGKENTVDLVEDLALHQWHTICLTWSATAKKLQVYLNDSSLKEIHINGSQLAGCGMLTLGVSHNVLGGVMNYETGKELMGSATLFRMWSRVLAGAELAALRCVEGDVVRWSQRDWSKSASYCKAEPDSNLICEWQKYEIAMIVSIESKLQEKEKLKIILQNWFKDTFHSNISVHGIFISSSRQQLDLELGEQLEVQGSRVSSNGTTAQRYDCLVHVEVTPKKDVWAVQEEIQRCLSPPYHHADGVVKASPGSLTVISVEELSNNTESPLHTTGPPALSTASTTVQLPSCTSVPSSVAKEIPDLCNPDYTDGFFQDTFYRVILNASINITPTNPENSIQNWLNVTLNPNHMTVLNFVMTPELPISEKFLILHRYTCTFHVQAQSLNVTETKKLIVSLLTKPYTTGSEFIEVLPGHINVSHIAPGSCPDHDQHTLQGLFPWPKTEPQDTAIVLCEKNQLEKATRFCKLDGMTDIAMWEPPDLSSCERIVDGIADLDKVNVTANNSGEVVDLIGSLVSNQTNLSHSELDTVLNKLEDVVAISPISPNMGENIMEILSDILHCKADLVSFTNKILGVIESVGDQMDFNGETHNMTVPSMALQLVNVNSSQFRGLTFGVSSFTSDNSPQIFVNETFVEKPFTGAVASISLPSVLENFFPQNNTVRPRIQFQFFDSGGLFKNPHDNMTLNTYVVSASVTNINVSNLHQPIIITLRHLNRVQAQDQRMCVYWDVSKSGGGGWESQGCVMWNTDDFQTTCQCNHLTHFGVLLDVSKAPISELDEQILVILSFVGCGLSSVFLGVTLLTYLAFEKLRQDYPSKILINLCVALLGLNLVFLVNSWLASFDSRGLCVGVAAIQHFFVLASFTWMGLEALHMYFALVKVFNVYVPSYILKLCAFGWGLPATIIILILAIDKDIYGSEWDEDSQNPLQDTSPFCWVQNDNAFYVSVMGFIILVLLCNMSVFGVVLIQIRRMQANKISSSSTSGLAHDLRVVASLTFLLGLTWILPFFSWGMAAIVFTYLFAILNTLQGFFIFIFHCLMKENVQKQWRIHLCCGPLRPEDYSDWSRSVTGEGRGRQVRCPSVKSEDTSSMRKISDTSISSVNQIIA